The following proteins are encoded in a genomic region of Nicotiana sylvestris chromosome 4, ASM39365v2, whole genome shotgun sequence:
- the LOC104218803 gene encoding probable GTP-binding protein OBGC2 isoform X2: protein MASMLSHSSSSSFLNRNFTTDLSLSFSATFSPPLPQFQKSASRKWNSNENYRSYTVKCALAKARTPPSPTSDAFIREPHKYFDEVVITVRAGDGGHGAVLSMPNIKAPSKSQGKFDREKTKRKPSYKRDFDGSLILPMGGHGGDVVIYADEGKDTLLEFHNKSKHKAKRGGNVDAMGVLTSYLQNGLAAPTLRIPVPLGTVVKHKRGKFLADLANPGDEVLVARGGQGGISLLEVPEHKKKQMTTLTTNMMRDDSDKVLAIGQPGEEVSLQLILRVVADGLPNAGKSTLLAAITHAKPDIADYPFTTLMPNLGRLDGDPSLGADKYSSEATLADLPGLIEGAHLGKGLGRNFLRHLRRTRLLVHVVDAASEDPVSDYRTVKEELRMYNPEYLDRPYLVVLNKIDKPEAVDRLPTLTEEIWRIGCERISSEPDASSGTVAESFSVDGSQNSEISSGLSAKDQKVKELEEYPRPLAVVGVSVLKGIKVNEMLKEIRTALRKSL from the exons ATGGCGTCTATGCTCTctcactcttcttcttcttcctttctgAACCGTAACTTTACCACTGATTTATCGCTCTCCTTTTCTGCTACCTTCTCCCCTCCTTTGCCACAATTCCAAAAAAG TGCTTCTCGAAAATGGAACAGTAATGAAAATTATAGAAGCTATACTGTAAAGTGTGCACTTGCAAAAGCCAGAACACCTCCTTCGCCCACTTCTGATGCATTCATAAGAGAACCCCACAAATATTTCGATGAGGTGGTTATCACAGTTCGTGCTGGAGATGGAGGGCATGGTGCCGTTCTTAGTATgcccaacattaaggctccatcTAAGTCACAAGGAAAATTTGACAGAGAAAAGACTAAGAGGAAACCCTCTTATAAAAGGGACTTTGATGGCTCATTAATCCTTCCAATGGGGGGACATGGTGGCGACGTTGTCATTTATGCAGATGAGGGCAAAGATACACTGTTAGAGTTTCATAACAAGAGCAAGCACAAGGCGAAGCGTGGGGGAAATGTTGATGCCATGGGTGTGTTAACATCTTACTTGCAAAACGGACTTGCTGCCCCAACATTGCGAATTCCTGTTCCACTAG GTACTGTTGTCAAACATAAAAGAGGAAAGTTTTTGGCAGATCTAGCTAATCCAGGTGATGAAGTTCTTGTTGCAAGGGGAGGACAAGGAGGG ATTAGCTTGTTGGAAGTTCCAgagcacaaaaagaaacaaaTGACGACTTTAACCACAAATATGATGAGAGATGACAGCGATAAG GTTTTAGCTATTGGCCAGCCTGGAGAGGAAGTTAGCCTGCAGTTGATACTGAGAGTTGTTGCTGAT GGACTTCCAAATGCTGGAAAATCGACCCTATTGGCTGCCATTACACATGCAAAGCCCGATATTGCTGATTATCCATTCACAACGTTGATGCCAAACCTTGGACGTCTTGATGGCGACCCAAGTTTAGGGGCAGACAAATATTCATCTGAAGCAACTCTAGCGGACCTGCCTGGTCTCATAGAAGGTGCACATTTGGGGAAG GGTCTAGGGCGTAATTTCTTGAGGCACTTGAGGAGAACAAGATTATTGGTCCATGTTGTTGATGCAGCTTCAGAGGACCCAGTCAGCGATTACAGAACTGTGAAGGAA GAACTGCGCATGTACAATCCTGAGTACCTTGACAGACCGTACCTTGTGGTGCTAAACAAGATTGACAAACCTGAG GCAGTAGACAGGCTTCCTACCTTGACTGAAGAAATATGGAGAATTGGGTGTGAAAGAATATCTTCCGAGCCCGACGCAAGCTCTGGAACTGTGGCTGAATCCTTTTCTGTTGACGGGAGCCAAAACAGTGAGATTTCTTCTGGGTTATCTGCTAAGGATCAGAAGGTTAAAGAACTTGAAGAGTATCCACGCCCTCTTGCTGTTGTGGGTGTTAGTGTACT AAAAGGGATTAAAGTCAATGAGATGTTGAAGGAGATACGGACGGCGCTTCGCAAATCCCTATGA
- the LOC104218803 gene encoding probable GTP-binding protein OBGC2 isoform X1: MASMLSHSSSSSFLNRNFTTDLSLSFSATFSPPLPQFQKSASRKWNSNENYRSYTVKCALAKARTPPSPTSDAFIREPHKYFDEVVITVRAGDGGHGAVLSMPNIKAPSKSQGKFDREKTKRKPSYKRDFDGSLILPMGGHGGDVVIYADEGKDTLLEFHNKSKHKAKRGGNVDAMGVLTSYLQNGLAAPTLRIPVPLGTVVKHKRGKFLADLANPGDEVLVARGGQGGISLLEVPEHKKKQMTTLTTNMMRDDSDKVLAIGQPGEEVSLQLILRVVADVGLVGLPNAGKSTLLAAITHAKPDIADYPFTTLMPNLGRLDGDPSLGADKYSSEATLADLPGLIEGAHLGKGLGRNFLRHLRRTRLLVHVVDAASEDPVSDYRTVKEELRMYNPEYLDRPYLVVLNKIDKPEAVDRLPTLTEEIWRIGCERISSEPDASSGTVAESFSVDGSQNSEISSGLSAKDQKVKELEEYPRPLAVVGVSVLKGIKVNEMLKEIRTALRKSL; the protein is encoded by the exons ATGGCGTCTATGCTCTctcactcttcttcttcttcctttctgAACCGTAACTTTACCACTGATTTATCGCTCTCCTTTTCTGCTACCTTCTCCCCTCCTTTGCCACAATTCCAAAAAAG TGCTTCTCGAAAATGGAACAGTAATGAAAATTATAGAAGCTATACTGTAAAGTGTGCACTTGCAAAAGCCAGAACACCTCCTTCGCCCACTTCTGATGCATTCATAAGAGAACCCCACAAATATTTCGATGAGGTGGTTATCACAGTTCGTGCTGGAGATGGAGGGCATGGTGCCGTTCTTAGTATgcccaacattaaggctccatcTAAGTCACAAGGAAAATTTGACAGAGAAAAGACTAAGAGGAAACCCTCTTATAAAAGGGACTTTGATGGCTCATTAATCCTTCCAATGGGGGGACATGGTGGCGACGTTGTCATTTATGCAGATGAGGGCAAAGATACACTGTTAGAGTTTCATAACAAGAGCAAGCACAAGGCGAAGCGTGGGGGAAATGTTGATGCCATGGGTGTGTTAACATCTTACTTGCAAAACGGACTTGCTGCCCCAACATTGCGAATTCCTGTTCCACTAG GTACTGTTGTCAAACATAAAAGAGGAAAGTTTTTGGCAGATCTAGCTAATCCAGGTGATGAAGTTCTTGTTGCAAGGGGAGGACAAGGAGGG ATTAGCTTGTTGGAAGTTCCAgagcacaaaaagaaacaaaTGACGACTTTAACCACAAATATGATGAGAGATGACAGCGATAAG GTTTTAGCTATTGGCCAGCCTGGAGAGGAAGTTAGCCTGCAGTTGATACTGAGAGTTGTTGCTGATGTGGGTCTTGTT GGACTTCCAAATGCTGGAAAATCGACCCTATTGGCTGCCATTACACATGCAAAGCCCGATATTGCTGATTATCCATTCACAACGTTGATGCCAAACCTTGGACGTCTTGATGGCGACCCAAGTTTAGGGGCAGACAAATATTCATCTGAAGCAACTCTAGCGGACCTGCCTGGTCTCATAGAAGGTGCACATTTGGGGAAG GGTCTAGGGCGTAATTTCTTGAGGCACTTGAGGAGAACAAGATTATTGGTCCATGTTGTTGATGCAGCTTCAGAGGACCCAGTCAGCGATTACAGAACTGTGAAGGAA GAACTGCGCATGTACAATCCTGAGTACCTTGACAGACCGTACCTTGTGGTGCTAAACAAGATTGACAAACCTGAG GCAGTAGACAGGCTTCCTACCTTGACTGAAGAAATATGGAGAATTGGGTGTGAAAGAATATCTTCCGAGCCCGACGCAAGCTCTGGAACTGTGGCTGAATCCTTTTCTGTTGACGGGAGCCAAAACAGTGAGATTTCTTCTGGGTTATCTGCTAAGGATCAGAAGGTTAAAGAACTTGAAGAGTATCCACGCCCTCTTGCTGTTGTGGGTGTTAGTGTACT AAAAGGGATTAAAGTCAATGAGATGTTGAAGGAGATACGGACGGCGCTTCGCAAATCCCTATGA
- the LOC104218802 gene encoding dehydration-responsive element-binding protein 2D-like, giving the protein MSSTYSVERKTKKITQATSRKGCMRGKGGPENASCTYKGVRQRTWGKWVAEIREPNRGARLWLGTFENSYDAAVAYDAAARKLYGADAKLNLPHLYNKQAQAQSQAQNSRPNTMGLDNAGGPVSAPPTCNPAAVYNVASPSTWSMGNDHTSFYFNNDFGNNSFSTADQTSFQFLDINQTAEEFDENNINQNEGIGGEMWRDLNMNLPEIDDSSIWEEAKASTSFQEAVSDPGIYACNLDDGINYPPWCG; this is encoded by the coding sequence ATGTCATCAACTTATTCTgttgaaagaaaaaccaaaaaaataactCAAGCTACTTCAAGAAAAGGCTGTATGAGAGGTAAAGGTGGCCCTGAAAATGCTAGCTGCACTTATAAAGGTGTGCGCCAGCGTACTTGGGGTAAATGGGTCGCGGAAATCCGCGAGCCCAATCGCGGAGCCCGCTTGTGGCTCGGCACTTTTGAGAATTCTTATGACGCGGCCGTGGCATACGATGCCGCGGCCCGTAAACTCTACGGAGCCGATGCGAAACTCAACTTACCTCATCTCTACAACAAACAGGCCCAGGCCCAATCCCAGGCCCAGAATTCTAGGCCCAATACCATGGGCCTAGACAATGCTGGAGGCCCAGTTTCAGCTCCTCCCACATGCAATCCAGCTGCTGTTTACAATGTGGCATCACCCTCAACTTGGAGTATGGGAAATGATCACACATCTTTCTATTTCAACAATGACTTTGGTAACAACAGTTTTTCTACTGCGGATCAAACTTCATTTCAGTTTCTGGACATTAATCAAACAGCTGAAGAGTTTGATGAAAACAATATTAATCAGAATGAAGGAATTGGTGGAGAAATGTGGAGAGATTTGAATATGAATTTGCCAGAAATTGATGATTCTTCAATATGGGAGGAAGCAAAAGCATCAACTTCATTTCAAGAAGCAGTGAGTGATCCAGGAATATATGCATGCAACTTGGATGATGGGATTAATTATCCTCCATGGTGTGGTTAA